The following is a genomic window from Calditrichota bacterium.
TGTCGAGGTGCTCGCAGAGGGACATCGGAACGCCGGTTCTTATAGGAGCAGGCTTTCACTTGCGCAACCAGACCACTCATCCGGCATATACCTGATTCGCTTCGAGGCCGGAGCGACACACCTTGTCCGAAAGGTCGTCCTTATCCGGTAGAGCCGATGACTACTTTGCGCCTGTTGCGGCGATGATCCCGGCGAATTGATCGACCTTCAGCGACGCGCCGCCGACCAACGCGCCATCGACGTCCGGGCAGGCCAGCAGTTCCGATGCGTTCTGGTCGGTAACACTCCCGCCGTAGAGAATACTGGTGCCGGAGGCAATTTCGCTGTTCCACATTTCGGCGATCCGGTCGCGAATAAAGCGGTGCGCTTCTTCAGCCTGCCCGGCGGTAGCATTGACGCCGGTTCCGATAGCCCAGACCGGTTCGTAAGCGATCACCAGCCCGCCCTTGCCCGTCAAGGTCAGTCCCTCCAAGCCCACCTTCAACTGACGACGAAGGACATCGAAGGTCGCTCCAGCCTGCCGTTCTTCGAGCGTCTCCCCGATGCAGACGATCGGCCTAAGGCCGGCCGCCAATGCACGTTCCGCCCGCTTCCGTACGGTTTCATCCGTTTCACCGAAGTAGCGGCGTCGCTCCGAGTGTCCGATTATAGCCCAGGATGCGCCTGCTGCGAGGATCATCGACGGGGCAAGTTCGCCTGTGAACGCGCCCGACTCCGCCCAATGGACGTTCTGAGCGCCGAACTGAAACGGATGCCGGGTCGTCATCGATGCCAGCCGGGCAAGGTGCGTCGCAGGCGGACAAAGGACGATCTGCGGCAGGTTCTCCGGAGGCATCGAAGAGAGCCGCTCGTCAATCGCCGTTACGAGGTCTTCGCCGGTTGTCGGGGTCGTGTTCATCTTCCAGTTGCCGGCAATGATGAGGTCGCGGGACATAGTGGCTGAGGCGTTGGGGGACGATGAGATTGGAGTTCTGCCTACCGATCGGTCAATGCAGCGACTCCGGGAAGGACTCTTCCTTCGAGGAATTCGAGCGATGCCCCGCCGCCGGTCGAAACGTGCGACATTCGATTGGCCAGTCCGAACTTCTCCAGCGCGGCAACCGAATCGCCGCCGCCCACCACGGTAACGCCGCCCTTTCCGGTCAGCATCGCGAGCGACTCCGCTACGGCCCGGGTTCCGGTGGCATAGAGGTCGCGTTCGAACATCCCGACCGGCCCGTTCCAGACGACCGTCCCCGCTTGGGCGATCTCACGGGTGAATTCCGCTACCGCATCTGGACCGATATCGAAACCGATCTCTTCGTCGGGAATCTGATCCGAAGGGCGAAACCGCCAGCAGTAATGAGTGAACCTGCGGCCCTCATGCTCCGTTTCGCAGGTGGCATCGACGTTGAGCGCAGTCGTGGAATCGACCGGAAGAAGGATCTTCGATGCTTCGGGCAAAGCCATAATTTCCCGTGCGACGTCGAGTTTCTCCACTTCGCAGAGCGACTTCCCGATTTGGCCACCCCGCGCCTTGATCAACGTGTAGGTCATGGCGCCGCCGATCAGGAGGCGGTCCACCTTGCCGAGGAGATTCTTCAGGACGTCGATCTTAGTTGAAATCTTCGCACCGCCAATCACCGCGACAAAGGGGCGTTTGGGCTCGGCGAGGGCTTGGCCAAGGTAGGAGAGTTCCTTCTCCATCAGATAACCGGCGACGGCTCGGCCGGGGAAGTGCCCGGCTACGGCATGCGTCGAGGCGTGCGCCCGGTGTGCCGATCCGAAGGCATCGTTGACGTAGTAGTCTCCGAGCCTTGCCAGTTGCGCGGCAAAGTCCGGGTCGTTGGCCTCTTCTCCGGGATAGAAGCGGACGTTGTCGATCAGCAGCAGTTCGCCGCCCTTAAGGGACCTCGCGGCGGACTCGACTTCGCTGCCAATGCAGTCCGAGACGAATCGCACCGGCCACGAGGTGAGCGCTGTTAGCCGTTCGGCAACCGGCCTAAGCGAGTATTTCTCCTCCCGTTTGGCTTTGGGCCGCCCGAGATGGCTCATGACGACCGCCGATCCGCCGCTCTCAAGGATTTTCTTTAGGGTCGGAAGCGATGCCGTGATGCGGGTGTCGTCTTCGACTTCGCCCGATTCGGTAAGCGGCACATTGAAATCGACCCGCACGAGCGCGCGCTTCCCGGTGGGCGAAAGGTCATCGATGGTCAGTTTGTTCATGGGGATACCCTGATTTTCATGAGGTGCAAATCATCTTGTCTCGTCCTCCCGCTCTGCGGGGGGACAACAGGGGGGCAAGATGGACCATCCAGCTTCCCCCACCTATATTTCCCCCCCGCAAATCAGGGGGGAGATTACAAGAACACCTGCACCAAGTAATAGCAATCCTAAAACTGCACCCCGAATTCGTTGACGTCGAGGGAGAAAGTCTTGCCGTCGGTGACGACGAGCCTTCGGTCGGCGGCGAGCCCATAATAGGCGGCATCGACGTCGGCGCCGGGCGGCAGGAGGTTGACGATGTTGTTGGCGTCGCAGAGCGAAATACCCGCGTCCTGCGGTCGGGGCGACGGATGTAGTTATTGGTGCCGGTTTCGAAGACGAAGACAAAACCGCGAGCCAGGAGCGTCGCTTCTGCGGTCCGGACGATTTCGCCGATAAAATGACGCCGGATGTCGCCGTCGAAATTACGGCGAATGATCAGGTGGATTTTATCGCTCGGCTGCAGCAGGGCGTGGGGTTGGGGCGGACTCATTTCAGCAGGGTGATCTTTCGGCTGACTTGATAGGATCCAGCATCCAATCTAATCTGATATGTTCCAGAGGGCAAGTCTGCCGCATCTATGGTCATAGTCCGGTGCCCCGATACCAGCCGGCCCGTGGGGGTCAGGTCCGAGACGAGGCGGCCGAGAGCGTCGTATAGACGAATGCGGAATGCGGAATGTGGAGTGTGGAGAGTGGGAGGTGGGATGTTGAGAGCTACCGTTATCCGCGAATTGAAGGGATTGGGGTAGGCATCGAGAAGAGAGTAGGATTTCGGTGATGCGAATGTCGTCCGGGCATCAACGGTGAATAGCGCATTCTCTGCATATCTCAATTGCCGCGAATCGGTCGGGACGAGCGATACTTCAGTTCCATCAACTTGAATCAGTCGCAGGTTGAAATCCTCGCCTTCCGCCAGCCCATCGACAACCTCCGTTGACCGGTCATCACCGTAAACCGGAAGCCCGGCATAGCTTTCTTCGTTCACCCTTCCCGACCCGACCCAACGGCCCGATCCCGAATATGCCCGCACTTCGGAGCCGACAACTGTTTGGTCCCCCTTTGAGAGTTGCACCAGCAGGCTCATATTGCTGCCGGTGTTGCGAGGCAGCGCCAGAGGCGGGAGGCGATAGGATCCAGCCAGATTATCACCGCCTCGCTCGGGCCAGACGAACCGGACGTCATCGTCCATCTTCAGCATATAGCCCTGACCGGGACGCAGAGGTTCGAGGCTTGAGAAGTTCATTGCCGGAATCGCAAACCGACCTGCTCCGTCTTTCATCAGGATGACGTGTTCGCGGATGTCGGCGAGGGCGGCAAAGTCGGGAGCCGAGGCGTCGAGGGGATAGTCCGGATAGTATGCGATGGTGTTCCAACCGGGATGCAGATCGATCGGCGTCTGCGGATCGATGGGGGCGCCCTCCCAAGCGCCCCGGGCTGAGCCGGTCATGTGGACCCAATAGCCCTCTGCCGGGTGCCAGCCGGGGATATTGTTGAAGTCGAATGCCGGTCGGTAGAAGCGCCCCGCCGGCGAGCGGAGTTCGACCACCTGATGAAAGTTGCCGAAGCGCCATTGGTCGGTCATCCGGCGGATGTCGGGGAGATCGACCCACAACTGTCCGTAACGTTCGCCGGGCGAGATGTTGAGCGAGATGAGGTTCCAATTGCCGCCGAGTTCGATCCGTTGACCGGGCGAGTCGTCCATTATGCCGAGGACGCGCGAAAAGTCGTAGATACCAAACGCTGTATTCCCCGCCGAAAATGCGAGGCCGCCGCCGAGGGGGAGCACGGCGGTTCCGAGCCGAACCGGTGGACTTTGATAGACCAGTTGCGGTTCGAGCGGATTCACAAGATCATAGACCTGGATATCGTTTGAACCAATGAAGAGATGCCGGCCATCGACGACTACTTCGTTGAAGTTGTTGCGATCGTTTCGGAATGAACCGGCAATCTCCGGCTCGCGAAGGTTAGAGAGGTCGATGATATAGACAAAATTCGAATTGGCGACTGAGCCAGACGTCAAATAGGCAATGCTATTCCTAAAAGCCATGAGTCCCCAGCCTTCCAGACGGCGGGGATGGTCCAGGGTCGCCATCAACTCCGGCTCATCGGGATTCTCGAAATCCCATATCTCAAGCGTTGTCCCGAGGGCAAAGAGGAAATTGCCGCGAGCCACCACATTATACCAGCGCTGATTGGAAATCCGGCCGACAACTTCAATCGTTTGAGGGTCTTCCACATCCAGGACGATCAGCCCGGGATTGTTCGTTGAACCGGCAAAGACTGCCCGCCCGTTCAACACCGCAAAGTCGTTGAAATTCCGAAATTCGTCGGTTTCCCGGCTGCCGAGAGTGAACATCCTATCCGGTCGCTCGATATCTACGACGGAGATTCGGTTGTATCCCGCAAGATAGAGGCGGTTGCCTTCCCGTGCCGTCCGGGTATGCGATCCGACGCCGATATTGTCCAGGAACCGTATATTGTCGCGGTCGGTCAGGTCCACCGACGTCACTCCGTTCCTCAATATGAAGGCGAAGTCCCCCGACACCACCGGATCGAGACCGGAATAGTTGCTTTGGTCGATTCTGCCCCGCACGACAAGGTCGGTGGAACGAATGGAGAGCGGCACCCGCAGCGGGCCGTCGATGTCGTTCGATTCGATCACCAGGGTATCGCGGAACATATCGAACCGTTCCACCGGGCGGTAGGTAAGATTCAGCCGTTGGTGTTGTAGTCCTGCCAGTTCGAACCGGCCTTCGTTATCGATATTGAATAGTCCGCGGGAGGTAAAAATGCGCCCCACTTCAAGCGGCATCCGGCCGTCGTTGGTGAAGGAGAAGGACTTGCTGACCGACTCCCCGATGGTGGTCGTTCCGAAACTGACGTTGCGCGTCGCCGAATTGATCGACTGAATGCCCCGGACATAGCGATAGACCTTCAGGCCCTGTTCGCCCGCCGCTGCAAAGACGTAGTTCCCCACCGGCATCACGTCGGGAAGTTGATCATCGCTAAAGGAAGCGGCAGTCCGAAGCGGCTGATGATCGACAAAGTTCTTGACTGCAAAGCCGTTTTGGCCTCGGGCGAAGTAGAGAAAGTCCCCCGCCACCTTGATTTCTGTGCAGGAGAACTGCTCGTAACTGACGACCCGGACGTTGTCGCGATCTTCGAACGAAAAATAGCCCTTGTCGGTGATCAGGATGTTCCCGTGCGCGGCGATGGTCCCGACGCTATAGACGAATGGGAAGACTTGCTCCACGTGCGGCCGGTTGTCACCGTCGAAGGCTATGCGGTATAGGCCGCGACGGGCTTGAAGCAGCACCTGATTGATCTCCCGGCCCGGTGCGTCGGAGTGAGCCCAGAGGTCGCCGTCCATCTCGACGATGTTCCTGAACTCCATATTGCTCGCGCCGACGTCCCAGAGCAGTTCGCGGACGACCTCGGCATTGCGAATTTCGTCCAGATTGCGGACGTCGATCCGCTTCACCATACAGGGATCATATATGAAGTTCTGCCGGCCTTCGAAGATGTAGGCAAAGCCGTTGCGGAGGTGGAGGGCGACGCTGTTGTAGCGGGACTGGTAGGATCGGTAGCCGCGCGATTGAGGGATCTGGCGGGAGGCGTCGAAGACGAAGAGGCGGTCTTCGGTGGCAACATACATACGGTCGCCGTCGAACTTCACGGCCCCGACCGGCCGCCCGATGGCGATGTTGCCCAATAGCGAGGGGCGTTCGGGGTTGGAGATGTCGAAGACGTCGATCGTCCCGCCGCGTTCATCGGTAGCGACGAAGAGCCTTTGGCCCTTCAGGAAGAGGCGGGAAGCCGATCCGTGCAGTTCAACCGTGCCGATAGGTTCGACGTTGTTGTTGGCAGATGCGGGAAGGACGGCGAAAAGAACCGCAGCGGCGGTCAACTGCGCAGTGAACCGGGTGAAGCGCATCATTTGATCTCACAAGTATATGAGACGGAAAGCGCATCCTGGTGGTCTTGCATTCAACTTAAGACCAAATTCGCAGGGAAGCAAGTCCTCTTGAAATGCGACTCATCCCGCCTAGCCTATGATGACGCTGCCCGAAGGTTGGCAAAGTAACTTGCCTGCTCCCGACTCTTGTGCAGGTTCAGCAAGGTTGTTAGATTGTAACAATAAGGCAATGCGACAGGCCAGGCATCCGTAGCGCCGCCATCCTGGCGGCAGGTCGGAGCCAGCGAGATGCTGACGCAGCGTTACTATGCACATATTAAGGAGTTTACGATGCACACCAGATCCATTTCACTTCTGCTAACCCTGACGGCGGCTCTGGCCTCCGCGCAGGAGTTCTACAACATCGAGCCGGTCTTCACCCTCCGCACCGCCTCCTGGGGCACGGTGCAAGGCATTGCCGGAGACGAACGATACGCCTATGTCCTCGACCAGTTGGCCGGCCTGCGCGTCATCGACATTCGGCGCCCCGAACTACCTGTTCAGACCAGCCTTCTCCCCCTCGGCCGCGACCCCTATCATCTCACTTACAGCAACGGCTATCTCTTCATTGCCGCCGGACGCGCCGGGGTCTTGGTCGTAGATGTGCGCAATCCGGCCCGGCCTGACCTGATCGGGATGATCGAAGAGGAGGGGGATGCGCGAAGCGTGGCGATCCGGGGCAGCCTGTTGGTAGTGGCGTCGGGCGAGTCCGGGATCGTCCTCTTCGATGTCGGCAACCCGCAAAATCCGCAGCGGCTTAGCGCTTTCGATACGCCCGGGTTTGCCAGACGGGCGGCGATCTTCAACGACCTTATCCTCGTAGCCGACAGCGAGAGCGGACTGAGGGTGATCGACGTGAGCGACCGGCGCAATCCGGTGGGGCGAGGTTCCCTCGCTCCGGAAGGCGACACCCGAGACGTCACGGTCTTCGGGCCGAACATCTACATCGCCGAAACTTCACGGATGTTCCGTATCGGGTTGAATGATCCGACGCGTCCGGAGCGGCTGGCCTCCTATAACGTTGAATCAGCGGTGAAGGCGATTGCAGCGTCGGCATTTACGGTTGCCGTCGCCCGTGTTGAGAGTGGCGAGATTTCGCTGCTTGGTTCGCAGGATTTGCGACGGCTCGGAAGTGTCGAGGACAACAGCGCGCCGTCGGTACTCTTCGCCGATGATCTGCTCCTCGCTGCGAGGCGGAAATTGATGCTCTATGATGCGTCCCGCCCCGAATCGCCTCGAGTAATAGGGTCTATCGGTAGACTTACCTACTTTCGCTCAGTCGAGGTATGGCGCAACTATGCGCTCTTTGGAACGGCGCCCGGCGGGGTTGACGCCTATGACATAACCGATCCGGCGCGTCCACGTTTGGTCTGGAGCCCTGTCAATCCCTACTATGAAACCTGGCAAATCGCTGTCGATGGAGACCGGTTGATTTCGGGGGATGGCCGGCCGGCGTATTTGCGCACGGGACAGATCGACCTGCCGGAGAGGATTGAATTTCTCGCAAATCGCTATCATGGTGCCTCCTGGATTCCACGGCTGCGCCTGAATGACCGATTTGCAATGATAACCAGCGGGAGTGGTCGCGGTGGTTTTCTATTTGATATTGCAAATCTTGCCAATCCTATATTGCGTGCCGCCGTTCTTGCCGATGCAGGAACCCGGGATGCGGCGATCTTTGAACGCACCCTTTTGCTGCAGACCGATAGCGATGTCGAACTCTATGACATAGGCGATCTGGTGGAGGTGCGGAGAATCGGTTCCTGGCAGGGTCTGGGGCGAGGAACGATGAGAATCGTGGGGGATGAGATTTGGATCAACACACTATCACGATTGAGGCGGGGTGATCTTTCCCAATTTCCCGGAGTCGAGTGGCAGGACGAAATCAATCTATCGGGTGAACCGGGCGATATGGTGGTCGTTGGCAATCATGCCATTGTGACGCGGGGGGAGCAAGGGTTGCGGATCGTCCGCAAGACCGATCGCGGTCTTAGGGTATCCGGCTATGCCCGACCCGCCGCGAATATGGTCGATGTGGCTTTCCGCCAGCCAGTTGCGGTCGTTGCTTTCGACACCGGATTTGCCATCTATAACGTAAATCTTGCGCTTCAGCCCAACATTCCACCCAGGTGGGGCGTCCGGCCGGGGCCGTTCGAAGTGGCAGCGGGTGAACCGCTGACCTTCGACTTCGTTGCGGAAGATTCCGATGCCGACACCTTAAGCCTTGTCCGCATCCGTCAGAACAAGTCTGTGTCGGCGCGAGTAACCCGAACCGGCCCGCTGCGCTGGCATTTTGCCTGGAACGTAGCACTTTCGGACACCGGTCGCTATGAAGCGCGCTATCTCCTCGACGACGGCGAAGACTTTTCCGACACCCTTCTGATCAGGATCGACGTCTCGCCGCGTCAAGCCGCGTGGCCCGAGCCGGGGCTGTTGCCACAGGACAATGGTCTCTCGGTCCATCCCAATCCGTTCAATAACGCTGCGGTGATCGAAGTGAGCCTGACGGGCAGTTCACCCACATTGCTCGAGGTCTTCGACGCAATAGGCCATAAAGTGGGCGATCTTACGCCCCTGATGAATGCGGTGCCCGGTTTTCAGTGGATCGAGTGGGATGCCGCAAGAATGCCGGCGGGGCGCTACATCGTCCGGTTGACGACGGCGACTGGCGCGCTAACTGCTGAAGCGCTGCTTGTCCGGTAGCGCATTACAGCCGGATGAGGGCGTCCGGCTGGCACAAGTAATTGCACAAACATCTGCCACTCTGATTAGTCCTTTCTAAGTCGGCTTGGTCGGACATCGAGCAGCACAGAGCGACAAAGGCAGGCTAACCGCCTGCCTTTGTCGTTGATCTCTTTGTCACTTGATCACTTGATCACTTTTCAACTTCGTCGTTCGGTTTACTTTCAGCCACATCAAGTTCCTCAACGGCCGCTTCCGTAACGGCCGCTTCTTCGGGTTTAACTTTGGGCTTGAAGAGCCGCGTGACGACGCTTCCTTCCGAGAAGTAGCGCGATTCAGGCTCGACCGGGTAGGCAGTTGCGGCAGCGATTGCCGGAGCCGTCGCCGGACGAACCGGACGGGCTTGTTTGGCTTTGAGAATGAGCGGCGGTCGGGTGATTAGTCCCGACTTGATCGCAGCCGTTGAGACGCGCACTCTACGCACCCGGCCGTCGATCAGAATGCGGACTTTCTGCAGGTTGACATTCCAGCGCCGAAGCGTGATGTTGTGAGCGTGGCTTACGTTGTGGCCCACCCGGGGGCCGCGTCCGGTGATAGCGCAGCGACGAGACATTGAACCGACCTGCTTTCAGTAACTGGTTTGGTTGGCCGGGGACGACCTTCACCGACCTTTATGGTCGGACTGGAGTCCGACCCTGCGGCGGGAGATGCATTCCCGGAGAAAGACTTATATTATAGAATGCCTCCCGTTGAAAAGCAAGGCCAAACCGCCCCTCAGGTCGCTAACTTCCAACTTCCCCCCGGTGCCATCCTTGCACCGATGGCCGGGATTACCGATTCCCCTTTCCGCAGACTTGCGCGGCGCTATGGAGCCGGTCTCCTCTACACCGAATGCATTTCGGCGGAAGGTGTCCGACGCGGCAGCGCGGCCAGTCTGGCACTCTGTCGGTTCCATCAGGACGAGCGGCCGATCGCCGTGCAACTGTTTGGATCCGAACCGGGACCTATCGCCGAAGCGGCGGCGGTAGTTGCTAAGCACTTCGCGCCCGATTTGATCGACATCAACTGCGGCTGCCCGGTGAAAAAGTTCGTCACCCGGGGGTGCGGCGGCGCATTGATGCAGTCGCCGACGAAGATCGGACGCATCGTCGCCGAAGTCCGGGCAGCCTCCGGCATTGCCGTCTCGGTAAAGTTACGGGCCGGGTATTTGCCGGGAGCG
Proteins encoded in this region:
- a CDS encoding triose-phosphate isomerase; this translates as MSRDLIIAGNWKMNTTPTTGEDLVTAIDERLSSMPPENLPQIVLCPPATHLARLASMTTRHPFQFGAQNVHWAESGAFTGELAPSMILAAGASWAIIGHSERRRYFGETDETVRKRAERALAAGLRPIVCIGETLEERQAGATFDVLRRQLKVGLEGLTLTGKGGLVIAYEPVWAIGTGVNATAGQAEEAHRFIRDRIAEMWNSEIASGTSILYGGSVTDQNASELLACPDVDGALVGGASLKVDQFAGIIAATGAK
- a CDS encoding phosphoglycerate kinase, which gives rise to MNKLTIDDLSPTGKRALVRVDFNVPLTESGEVEDDTRITASLPTLKKILESGGSAVVMSHLGRPKAKREEKYSLRPVAERLTALTSWPVRFVSDCIGSEVESAARSLKGGELLLIDNVRFYPGEEANDPDFAAQLARLGDYYVNDAFGSAHRAHASTHAVAGHFPGRAVAGYLMEKELSYLGQALAEPKRPFVAVIGGAKISTKIDVLKNLLGKVDRLLIGGAMTYTLIKARGGQIGKSLCEVEKLDVAREIMALPEASKILLPVDSTTALNVDATCETEHEGRRFTHYCWRFRPSDQIPDEEIGFDIGPDAVAEFTREIAQAGTVVWNGPVGMFERDLYATGTRAVAESLAMLTGKGGVTVVGGGDSVAALEKFGLANRMSHVSTGGGASLEFLEGRVLPGVAALTDR
- a CDS encoding T9SS type A sorting domain-containing protein, whose amino-acid sequence is MMRFTRFTAQLTAAAVLFAVLPASANNNVEPIGTVELHGSASRLFLKGQRLFVATDERGGTIDVFDISNPERPSLLGNIAIGRPVGAVKFDGDRMYVATEDRLFVFDASRQIPQSRGYRSYQSRYNSVALHLRNGFAYIFEGRQNFIYDPCMVKRIDVRNLDEIRNAEVVRELLWDVGASNMEFRNIVEMDGDLWAHSDAPGREINQVLLQARRGLYRIAFDGDNRPHVEQVFPFVYSVGTIAAHGNILITDKGYFSFEDRDNVRVVSYEQFSCTEIKVAGDFLYFARGQNGFAVKNFVDHQPLRTAASFSDDQLPDVMPVGNYVFAAAGEQGLKVYRYVRGIQSINSATRNVSFGTTTIGESVSKSFSFTNDGRMPLEVGRIFTSRGLFNIDNEGRFELAGLQHQRLNLTYRPVERFDMFRDTLVIESNDIDGPLRVPLSIRSTDLVVRGRIDQSNYSGLDPVVSGDFAFILRNGVTSVDLTDRDNIRFLDNIGVGSHTRTAREGNRLYLAGYNRISVVDIERPDRMFTLGSRETDEFRNFNDFAVLNGRAVFAGSTNNPGLIVLDVEDPQTIEVVGRISNQRWYNVVARGNFLFALGTTLEIWDFENPDEPELMATLDHPRRLEGWGLMAFRNSIAYLTSGSVANSNFVYIIDLSNLREPEIAGSFRNDRNNFNEVVVDGRHLFIGSNDIQVYDLVNPLEPQLVYQSPPVRLGTAVLPLGGGLAFSAGNTAFGIYDFSRVLGIMDDSPGQRIELGGNWNLISLNISPGERYGQLWVDLPDIRRMTDQWRFGNFHQVVELRSPAGRFYRPAFDFNNIPGWHPAEGYWVHMTGSARGAWEGAPIDPQTPIDLHPGWNTIAYYPDYPLDASAPDFAALADIREHVILMKDGAGRFAIPAMNFSSLEPLRPGQGYMLKMDDDVRFVWPERGGDNLAGSYRLPPLALPRNTGSNMSLLVQLSKGDQTVVGSEVRAYSGSGRWVGSGRVNEESYAGLPVYGDDRSTEVVDGLAEGEDFNLRLIQVDGTEVSLVPTDSRQLRYAENALFTVDARTTFASPKSYSLLDAYPNPFNSRITVALNIPPPTLHTPHSAFRIRLYDALGRLVSDLTPTGRLVSGHRTMTIDAADLPSGTYQIRLDAGSYQVSRKITLLK
- the rpmB gene encoding 50S ribosomal protein L28, giving the protein MSRRCAITGRGPRVGHNVSHAHNITLRRWNVNLQKVRILIDGRVRRVRVSTAAIKSGLITRPPLILKAKQARPVRPATAPAIAAATAYPVEPESRYFSEGSVVTRLFKPKVKPEEAAVTEAAVEELDVAESKPNDEVEK
- a CDS encoding tRNA dihydrouridine synthase DusB, with protein sequence MVGRGRPSPTFMVGLESDPAAGDAFPEKDLYYRMPPVEKQGQTAPQVANFQLPPGAILAPMAGITDSPFRRLARRYGAGLLYTECISAEGVRRGSAASLALCRFHQDERPIAVQLFGSEPGPIAEAAAVVAKHFAPDLIDINCGCPVKKFVTRGCGGALMQSPTKIGRIVAEVRAASGIAVSVKLRAGYLPGAESAPEAAQAAEEAGAVFIAVHGRFVRKAKGTPADWNVIARVKVAVAIPVVGNGDVESYADARRMIKETNCDRVMIARWAQGRPWIFEALNDVAAPPKVPLDPPPWERLILLNEHYRMMFDEFPEGLALLRMRKQAGWYLHGLADAAKVRQSIMHIDNRPALETALSEYLTYLHKPSPLEAETL